The Christensenella timonensis DNA segment TGTGCCGTATGAAAGCATCACGCTGGTCAATTACGCGCATGGCGACGGTGTTTACCTTGTAGGGGCCAATGATGCGGGCAAAGGGATCACGAAGGAAACAGACCTGCCGCCCTGCGATGCTTTGGTCATAAGGGAAAGCGGGATCACCGCCCATACCCTGCACGCGGACTGTGTGCCGCTGTTTTTTTTAGACCCTATAAAGCGCGTAGCGTGTGTGAGCCATGCGGGTTGGCGTGGAGTCTATTACGGGATCACAGGGAATATCATTGAATTGTTTCAGGAAAAGTGCGGGTGCAGCCCAAAAGATATCCTCGTCGGTATTGGCCCGCACATCATGGGCTGTTGCTTTGAGGTGAAGGAAGACGTTGCGAAGCCTTTTATGGAAAAATTCGGCGAGGCTGTAGTAATGACGAGGCAGGGAAAAACATATGTGGATCTGCAGTTGGCGCTGCTCAGGCAAATGGAGCAATGCGGCCTGCTGCCTGAACATATTACCTGTGCCGACCTTTGCACCTGTTGCAGGGAAGATTTGTTTTATTCACATAGGAGGGATTGCGGAAAAACGGGCGCCATGGGGTCGTTTATCGCTTTTGATTGATACGCTGATGGAAAAGATATATTTGGACTATGCCGCTACAACTTATGTAAGGGACGAAGTCCTGGAAGAGATGCTGCCTTATTTCAAGGAGGGGTTCGGGAATCCGTCTAGCCTGTATGAAAGCGGGCGGCGTGCGGCGGGCGTGCTCGATGCGGCGAGAAAAAGTATGGCGAAGAGCCTGGGGGCGGCGTCGAAAAACGAGATACATTTTACGGCCTGCGGGACGGAAAGTGATAATTGGGCGCTGCGTGGCATCATGGAGGCCAATGCAAAAAAGGGAAAGCACCTTGTCACGACCGCAGCGGAGCACCATGCGGTGCTGCATGCTGCGGGGCATTTGGAAACGCTGGGGTATGAAGTGACGGTGCTGCCGGTGGATGAATATGGCGCGGTGAGCGCGGAACAGGTCAAAAATGCGTTGCGGGCAGACACGGTGCTGGTATCCGTAATCTATGCGAACAATGAGGTGGGAACGGTCAATCCGATCAGGGAGATCGGCCGGGTCGTGAGGGAAGCAGGTGTGCTTTTCCATACGGATGCGGTGCAGGCGGCGGGCAGTATTCCGCTCGATGTACAAAAGGACTGGATTGACCTGCTGTCCTTATCGGCACACAAGTTTT contains these protein-coding regions:
- the pgeF gene encoding peptidoglycan editing factor PgeF, with product MAAFSGKVRHGFEQRETEGVRYFVIPSFLEAGVTKHCFTTRIGGVSDGVYSTLNLSRTRENNPEHKKENLMRVCGAIGVPYESITLVNYAHGDGVYLVGANDAGKGITKETDLPPCDALVIRESGITAHTLHADCVPLFFLDPIKRVACVSHAGWRGVYYGITGNIIELFQEKCGCSPKDILVGIGPHIMGCCFEVKEDVAKPFMEKFGEAVVMTRQGKTYVDLQLALLRQMEQCGLLPEHITCADLCTCCREDLFYSHRRDCGKTGAMGSFIAFD
- a CDS encoding cysteine desulfurase family protein; translated protein: MEKIYLDYAATTYVRDEVLEEMLPYFKEGFGNPSSLYESGRRAAGVLDAARKSMAKSLGAASKNEIHFTACGTESDNWALRGIMEANAKKGKHLVTTAAEHHAVLHAAGHLETLGYEVTVLPVDEYGAVSAEQVKNALRADTVLVSVIYANNEVGTVNPIREIGRVVREAGVLFHTDAVQAAGSIPLDVQKDWIDLLSLSAHKFYGPKGVGALYVREGVKIAPLLYGGAQERKRRAGTENVPEIAGMAKALLLAVQEMDEEMRRISLLRDYMMEKVRECLPRAVVNGHGTHRLPNNVNISLKGIESEAALLSLDMAGIECSSGSACTSGSLEPSHVLLAMGKPPEEVRSALRFTLGKTTTKEQIDRVLGQLKELHCRADRLEEC